One genomic segment of Helicobacter enhydrae includes these proteins:
- the fliY gene encoding flagellar motor switch protein FliY, which translates to MLAETFKALTALFVQESTATLEGLLGIKPEMSYKDVVLLENSNMEFPYILISGKCRSEGMQDADIAMIFPAPLATALSSLMLGGDGESTEEITPDDVDAIKEISNNILGAVSTALTADKTLPSMSFEILDAQIITQGQDLSQYIRAWHYDIQINNIQSYIINLASVEFVDHFNRLFGESQPAQQAQEDSSHTSQVTLEELKNISMLLDIKLSLHVRIGQKRMLLKDVIAMDIGSVVELNQLANESLEVLVDDKPIARGEVVIVDGNFGVQITEIGTRKERLEQIKVR; encoded by the coding sequence ATGCTAGCAGAGACTTTCAAAGCTCTTACCGCACTTTTTGTTCAAGAAAGCACCGCCACTCTTGAAGGACTTCTAGGGATCAAGCCTGAAATGTCCTACAAAGATGTCGTGCTATTGGAAAACTCCAATATGGAGTTTCCCTACATTCTCATCTCCGGCAAATGCCGATCTGAGGGAATGCAAGACGCAGATATTGCGATGATTTTCCCAGCCCCTCTTGCCACAGCCCTATCTTCTTTGATGTTGGGTGGAGACGGAGAATCTACCGAAGAAATCACCCCTGATGATGTCGATGCGATCAAAGAGATTTCCAACAATATCTTAGGAGCAGTTTCTACAGCCCTCACAGCAGACAAAACGCTCCCATCAATGAGCTTTGAAATCTTGGATGCCCAAATCATTACACAAGGACAAGATCTCTCTCAATACATCCGTGCATGGCACTATGACATCCAAATCAACAATATCCAATCCTACATCATCAATCTTGCTTCAGTGGAGTTTGTCGATCATTTCAACCGACTTTTTGGAGAATCCCAACCCGCCCAACAGGCACAAGAAGACAGCTCCCACACAAGTCAAGTAACCCTTGAGGAACTCAAAAACATCTCAATGCTTCTAGACATCAAACTCTCTTTGCATGTGCGTATCGGACAGAAACGGATGCTCCTCAAAGATGTGATCGCGATGGATATAGGAAGCGTGGTCGAGCTCAACCAACTCGCCAACGAATCACTAGAAGTCCTTGTCGATGACAAGCCTATCGCTAGAGGTGAGGTGGTCATCGTCGATGGCAACTTCGGAGTGCAGATCACAGAGATTGGCACACGCAAAGAACGACTAGAACAAATCAAGGTGCGATAA
- a CDS encoding RNA polymerase sigma factor FliA, with the protein MKTHNGYTQNLKYSQDELALQYFPAVKAMAYRLKERLPSSVDFADLISIGTEELIKVARRYDSNINDSFWGFAKIRVNGAMLDYLRNLDVLSRSSRRLVKAIDYEITKYLNEHDCEPDDAYLAQALNEDVKKIKEARIASDIYALIPIDEQYTALEEENTEMRIEQEELIEKIHQILQSFSEREQMVIQLYYFEELNLSEIAQILNITESRISQINKEVIKKIRSSLGDING; encoded by the coding sequence ATGAAAACGCACAATGGCTACACACAAAATCTAAAATACTCTCAAGATGAACTTGCACTGCAATACTTCCCCGCAGTCAAAGCGATGGCATATCGCCTCAAAGAGAGGTTGCCAAGCTCTGTGGATTTTGCCGATCTCATCTCTATTGGCACAGAAGAGCTCATCAAAGTGGCAAGGCGTTATGATAGCAATATCAATGATTCTTTTTGGGGATTTGCCAAAATACGCGTCAATGGAGCAATGCTAGACTATCTACGCAATCTTGATGTCCTCTCACGCTCCTCACGCAGATTGGTCAAAGCGATAGATTATGAAATCACCAAATATCTCAATGAGCACGATTGTGAGCCTGATGATGCCTATCTCGCCCAAGCCCTCAACGAAGATGTCAAAAAAATCAAAGAAGCGCGTATCGCTTCAGACATCTACGCACTCATCCCCATTGATGAGCAATACACTGCCCTAGAAGAAGAAAACACAGAAATGCGTATCGAGCAAGAAGAACTCATCGAAAAGATTCATCAAATCTTGCAAAGTTTTTCAGAGAGAGAGCAAATGGTGATTCAGCTTTATTATTTCGAAGAGCTCAACTTAAGCGAAATCGCACAAATACTCAACATCACAGAATCACGCATTTCCCAAATCAACAAAGAGGTCATCAAAAAAATCCGATCCTCGCTAGGAGACATCAATGGCTGA
- a CDS encoding autotransporter outer membrane beta-barrel domain-containing protein, with amino-acid sequence MMKSYKPLIATSLALALSASVASAATDCNGNTSAICYSFNNGQFFRPITQVQISAGASSPTFNQLQDSSGTALQDLTLQFQHSLTTSADFASSTFTLKGLNTQIKLTNKDKGLQLLKSDNTNGTLTIDFGKAPKGDFEQNLSRKAILNFEGVTNDTSNTALKGNIKVLANNYKNGGDSVEATFKGDMVGDINIEGQLVTDPEQVYTRIKTNFTFENGASLKGNLTTRIAQGGQNFIFKDGGNIEGNIESYGSFFINGVGWGDWDGSDTNVNITFKQHGNTTNVIKAKASANTKRIYAWAGIREHGKGRNNAHNRILFEGNGQIGESESNRMDITVASSGFSNTEAHNLIQFKGSATLYLDNLKTEDWVSGDRLNVISLDAKSNGTLKINTIESKGDHNAGRNYIGKGLLKFANGNNGEAKDLVLDIDETLLKSSEYNKISTYTKERRAKGELTVNQIRVTDNFKERGGTNGIFVQNLTVQSGILSRRSNGYYNDTYHRNIISTEMLNADRIYSQYKGENVVFVDSLTISNGIFSADDGINNIFISKASNTIGANGIAENGTTATPGNNIYSIVTYSGGNNIINLENNGTTLTLQKEVRQTWQGWQTTFNLNGDNNNIEVKGGSDASIGISNVGIDVGGGSTNARPGMTFNFNGNNGVLDVKNNSDESGKGNIVVGHDKGDKNAKLTFNFKGNNTTIKGNITTQGGGNINEKNTTTFNITNGNNVEVQGTIKNQKSNHTTDTRTPTDSAQTIFNFQSPTSGNGAITTLALKNNIENTSGNIEFNFNAGDSRVSVVSGETSKITTTAQGATTTFNLANGANATIEQAIETTAGSTNIAFNGNSTLTLKGQTNQITKLTANATESTLNLTNGTATITTTEIGNGSTLSFQSPNEKIKTDTLKLSTGAKSGKINLSSNAQTNLGTTHNFNLLEIGKTNQADPQSVGLSSSNLTFVVSVDTEATQEGSKIGGTSVGASGGTYGHAYSDRVVILSVGNNNQGNTALKEQIAVAIDPSQTSSIKYSSGGTETEHNIAVATIKNRDNSDNVNNALATFTSIETINGGEKIQVEFVKVATNANGKVNGATDKGKAQESGDYTTYFLGKAISLGVDNTTQQALTSALSINYDLYIANLNSLNKRMGELRDNPYTQGVWARVFGGLQESNFGLGARTSYVTAQGGYDYALETEGAKNYIGLAFSYMHSKGESNKATQASNAINVSGINTIYLSNIQSSGYEIALYNSYVSNVGLYNDTIAKLSYITSDFSLSNSSDHNNTANNLGFTLSNEVGYRFILGEQQDYFIDPQLELSLGYLNQSDFTTKMKTRSGKGNQLKALQESVFLTRTRLGASFGKKIVEQDKNISLYVGTFYEYDLVTGGSNKLTTSTTKAYNPEFASNGRVVLNVGSNLELNQSTRVYVDVEKSFGDKLRTQLQFNLGARYSFGEKTSIENIKAQTTAPLRVGNTPTEETEKDQIVPTISNKAKDTRAKAANQ; translated from the coding sequence ATGATGAAATCTTACAAGCCCCTCATCGCCACTTCGTTGGCATTGGCACTTAGTGCAAGTGTGGCAAGCGCAGCCACAGATTGTAATGGCAACACAAGTGCGATCTGCTATAGTTTCAACAATGGGCAATTTTTCAGACCAATAACTCAAGTGCAAATCAGTGCAGGAGCTTCGTCTCCGACATTCAACCAACTGCAAGATAGCAGTGGCACAGCCTTGCAAGATCTTACATTGCAGTTCCAGCACTCTCTTACCACAAGTGCAGATTTCGCATCATCCACATTCACTCTAAAAGGTTTGAACACTCAAATCAAGCTTACCAACAAAGATAAGGGGCTTCAGCTACTCAAAAGCGATAATACCAATGGCACCCTCACGATTGATTTTGGAAAAGCCCCAAAAGGAGATTTTGAACAAAACCTTTCTCGCAAAGCTATTCTTAATTTTGAAGGCGTAACAAATGACACTTCAAATACAGCCCTTAAGGGCAATATCAAAGTTTTAGCCAATAACTATAAAAATGGTGGTGACAGCGTAGAAGCCACTTTCAAAGGGGATATGGTAGGTGATATCAATATTGAAGGACAGCTTGTTACAGACCCTGAGCAAGTATATACACGAATTAAAACAAATTTCACTTTTGAAAATGGAGCAAGTCTTAAGGGTAATTTGACAACAAGGATAGCACAAGGAGGACAAAACTTCATTTTTAAAGATGGTGGAAATATTGAGGGAAATATTGAATCGTATGGAAGCTTTTTTATTAATGGCGTAGGCTGGGGCGATTGGGATGGCTCTGACACCAATGTCAATATCACTTTTAAACAACACGGCAACACAACTAATGTCATCAAAGCCAAAGCAAGTGCCAATACAAAGCGTATTTATGCTTGGGCTGGAATCAGAGAACACGGAAAGGGCAGGAATAATGCTCACAATCGAATCCTTTTTGAAGGCAATGGGCAAATCGGAGAAAGTGAAAGTAATCGTATGGATATCACTGTAGCCTCATCAGGTTTTTCCAATACAGAAGCCCACAATTTGATTCAATTCAAAGGCAGTGCCACTCTGTATCTAGACAATCTAAAAACAGAAGATTGGGTGTCTGGTGATCGCCTCAATGTTATTAGTCTTGATGCTAAATCAAATGGCACACTTAAAATCAATACAATCGAATCAAAAGGCGATCATAATGCAGGGCGTAACTACATCGGAAAGGGGCTTTTAAAATTTGCAAATGGTAATAATGGTGAAGCAAAAGACTTGGTGCTAGACATTGATGAAACCTTACTCAAAAGCTCGGAGTATAATAAAATCTCCACTTATACAAAAGAGCGTAGAGCCAAAGGCGAGCTCACAGTCAATCAAATTAGGGTTACTGATAATTTCAAAGAAAGAGGGGGAACAAATGGAATCTTTGTGCAGAATTTAACTGTTCAAAGTGGCATTCTATCACGTCGCTCAAACGGTTATTATAATGACACCTATCATCGTAATATCATTTCTACTGAAATGTTAAATGCCGATAGAATCTATTCCCAATATAAAGGGGAAAATGTTGTTTTTGTAGATAGCCTAACAATTAGTAATGGAATTTTCTCTGCTGATGATGGAATTAATAATATTTTTATCAGCAAAGCTAGCAATACAATCGGAGCAAATGGGATTGCAGAAAATGGCACAACAGCCACACCTGGCAACAATATTTACTCTATCGTTACTTACAGTGGTGGAAACAATATCATCAATCTTGAAAACAACGGCACTACGCTTACTTTACAAAAAGAAGTAAGACAGACTTGGCAAGGTTGGCAAACCACATTCAATCTCAATGGGGACAACAACAACATCGAGGTGAAAGGTGGCAGTGATGCAAGCATTGGCATTAGTAATGTTGGAATCGATGTTGGAGGAGGGAGCACCAACGCAAGACCCGGAATGACTTTCAACTTCAATGGAAACAATGGAGTGCTTGATGTCAAAAACAATAGTGATGAAAGCGGAAAGGGGAATATCGTTGTAGGACACGACAAAGGGGATAAAAATGCCAAACTCACCTTTAATTTTAAAGGCAACAACACAACGATTAAAGGCAATATCACTACTCAAGGTGGAGGAAATATAAACGAGAAAAACACTACAACTTTTAATATCACTAATGGCAACAATGTGGAAGTGCAAGGCACTATCAAGAATCAAAAATCCAATCATACCACTGATACAAGAACGCCAACTGATTCTGCTCAAACCATTTTCAACTTCCAATCCCCAACATCAGGTAATGGAGCGATAACCACCCTAGCACTCAAAAACAACATTGAGAACACTTCAGGGAATATAGAGTTCAATTTCAATGCAGGGGATTCAAGAGTGAGTGTAGTAAGTGGCGAAACTTCCAAAATCACCACCACAGCTCAAGGAGCCACCACAACTTTCAATCTTGCCAATGGTGCCAATGCAACCATAGAACAAGCGATTGAAACTACTGCAGGAAGCACAAACATTGCTTTTAACGGCAATTCCACCCTCACGCTAAAAGGACAAACCAACCAAATCACTAAGCTTACTGCCAACGCCACAGAATCCACTCTCAATCTTACAAATGGGACTGCTACTATCACAACCACAGAGATTGGAAATGGAAGCACACTGAGTTTTCAATCTCCAAATGAAAAAATCAAAACAGACACCCTCAAACTCAGCACTGGTGCCAAATCAGGCAAAATCAATCTCTCAAGCAATGCTCAAACTAATCTAGGGACAACCCACAACTTCAACCTCCTAGAGATTGGAAAAACAAACCAAGCAGATCCACAAAGTGTAGGACTCTCTTCAAGCAACCTCACCTTTGTTGTCTCTGTGGATACTGAAGCAACACAAGAAGGTAGCAAAATCGGAGGCACAAGTGTAGGAGCAAGTGGTGGCACCTACGGACACGCCTATTCTGATCGTGTTGTCATCTTAAGTGTAGGAAACAACAATCAAGGCAACACTGCTCTCAAAGAACAGATTGCCGTTGCTATCGACCCTAGCCAAACTTCAAGTATCAAATATTCAAGTGGTGGCACAGAGACAGAACACAACATTGCCGTCGCTACCATAAAAAATAGAGATAATAGCGATAATGTCAATAATGCCCTAGCCACATTCACCTCCATTGAAACAATCAATGGTGGAGAAAAGATTCAAGTCGAATTCGTCAAAGTAGCCACAAATGCAAATGGTAAAGTCAATGGGGCAACAGATAAAGGCAAAGCACAAGAGAGTGGTGACTACACCACCTACTTCCTAGGCAAAGCAATCAGTCTAGGAGTGGATAATACCACCCAACAAGCTCTCACTTCTGCTCTCTCTATCAATTATGATTTATACATTGCAAACCTCAATTCTCTTAACAAACGAATGGGAGAACTTAGAGACAATCCTTACACTCAAGGAGTATGGGCTAGAGTGTTTGGAGGACTCCAAGAATCTAACTTTGGATTGGGAGCACGCACAAGCTATGTGACTGCTCAAGGAGGATATGATTATGCACTAGAAACAGAGGGTGCCAAAAACTACATAGGACTTGCATTCTCTTATATGCACTCTAAGGGTGAGAGCAACAAAGCCACTCAAGCTAGCAATGCAATCAATGTGAGTGGTATCAATACTATCTATCTCTCCAATATCCAATCAAGTGGATATGAAATTGCTCTTTACAATTCTTATGTGAGCAATGTAGGTCTTTATAATGACACAATTGCCAAACTCAGCTATATCACTTCTGATTTTTCTTTGAGCAATAGTAGTGATCACAACAACACTGCAAACAATCTAGGATTCACTCTCTCCAATGAAGTGGGTTATCGTTTCATTCTAGGAGAACAACAAGATTATTTCATTGATCCACAATTAGAGTTAAGCTTAGGTTATCTCAATCAATCTGACTTCACCACCAAGATGAAAACTAGAAGTGGTAAAGGCAATCAACTCAAAGCACTCCAAGAGAGTGTGTTTTTGACTAGAACTAGACTAGGAGCTAGTTTTGGTAAAAAGATTGTAGAACAAGACAAAAACATCTCTCTTTATGTTGGAACATTCTATGAATATGATCTTGTCACAGGAGGATCCAACAAACTCACTACAAGCACAACAAAAGCTTACAATCCTGAGTTTGCTTCCAATGGTAGAGTGGTTTTAAATGTAGGAAGCAATCTAGAGCTTAATCAATCCACTAGAGTCTATGTGGATGTAGAGAAAAGCTTTGGAGACAAACTAAGGACACAACTCCAATTCAATCTAGGAGCTAGATATAGCTTTGGAGAGAAAACAAGTATTGAGAATATAAAAGCACAAACCACTGCTCCTTTGAGAGTAGGAAATACTCCTACAGAGGAAACAGAAAAAGATCAAATAGTTCCTACTATCTCCAACAAAGCCAAAGACACAAGAGCAAAAGCTGCTAATCAGTAG
- the glyQ gene encoding glycine--tRNA ligase subunit alpha, with translation MKSLCDILLTLQEFWKSQGCLVLQPYDIPAGAGTFHPATLLRSLDSTPWSVAYVAPSRRPTDGRYGENPNRLGTYYQFQVLIKPSPSNIQELYLQSLQALGIDRSKHDIRFVEDNWESPTLGAWGLGWEVWLDGMEVTQFTYFQQVGGIPCTPTAVEITYGVERLAMYIQGVDNIFDIQYANDSSIVLYKDVHLQAEYEFSKYNFEIANISTLFAMFENAQSEAKRAIEAQLPLPAYDYTMLSSHFFNVLDARKAISVAQRQNYILKIRELSKACATLYKEQEAERNARIQKSH, from the coding sequence ATGAAAAGTTTATGCGATATTTTACTCACCCTCCAAGAGTTTTGGAAATCTCAAGGCTGCCTTGTCTTGCAACCCTATGACATTCCCGCAGGTGCAGGGACTTTCCACCCTGCGACTTTGCTCAGAAGTCTAGATTCTACCCCTTGGAGCGTCGCCTATGTCGCCCCCAGTCGCCGTCCCACCGACGGACGCTATGGAGAAAATCCAAACAGACTCGGGACTTATTATCAGTTTCAAGTCCTGATCAAGCCCTCACCTAGCAACATCCAAGAGCTATATCTGCAATCCCTTCAGGCATTGGGTATTGACAGATCCAAGCACGACATTCGTTTCGTCGAAGATAACTGGGAGTCTCCGACTCTCGGAGCGTGGGGGCTTGGGTGGGAAGTATGGCTTGATGGTATGGAAGTCACACAATTCACCTACTTCCAACAAGTCGGTGGTATCCCCTGCACCCCAACAGCAGTAGAGATCACCTATGGAGTCGAACGCCTTGCGATGTATATACAAGGCGTGGATAATATCTTTGACATCCAATATGCCAATGATTCTTCTATCGTGCTTTACAAAGATGTGCATTTACAAGCAGAATATGAATTTTCAAAATACAATTTTGAAATCGCCAACATCTCTACGCTTTTTGCAATGTTTGAAAACGCCCAATCAGAAGCCAAACGCGCGATTGAAGCACAGCTCCCGCTCCCTGCCTACGACTACACGATGCTCTCTAGCCACTTTTTCAATGTCCTTGATGCACGCAAAGCCATCTCTGTCGCACAAAGACAAAACTACATCCTCAAAATCCGCGAACTCTCCAAAGCCTGTGCCACGCTCTACAAAGAACAAGAGGCAGAGAGAAACGCAAGGATACAAAAATCCCACTAA
- the lepA gene encoding translation elongation factor 4 — protein sequence MQNIRNFSIIAHIDHGKSTLADRLIQECGGISEREMRAQVMDTMEIEKERGITIKAQSVRLEYVYQGKTYILNLIDTPGHVDFSYEVSRSLSSCEGALLVVDSTQGVEAQTIANVYIALDNHLEILPVLNKIDLPASDVAKAKEDIENTIALDCSEALEVSAKSGIGIQALLEAIIEKIPAPSGNPDAPTKALIYDSWFDNYLGALSLVRVIDGSISIGQKITMMHTGKTHEVLGLMYPHPINQRKTNKLECGEIGIVSLGLKSLTDIAVGDTMTDEGNPTANPVDGFVPAKPFVFAGIYPIQTDRFEELREALNKLKLNDSALDFEPETSVALGFGFRVGFLGLLHMEVVKERLEREFDLELIATAPTVVYEVHLTNGNIVNVQNPSQLPPEQTIAKILEPYVRASIITPSEYLGNVIGLLNQRRGVQEKMEYINQSRVMLVYALPSNEIVMDFYDKLKSSTKGYASFDYEMIEYREGDLVKLDVRVAGDVVDALSIIVDRSKSYQKGRALVEAMKELIPRQLFEVAIQASVGNKIIARETVKSMGKNVTAKCYGGDITRKRKLLEKQKEGKKRMKAIGKVELPQEAFLSVLKIDE from the coding sequence ATGCAAAATATTCGTAATTTTTCAATCATTGCACATATTGATCACGGCAAAAGCACACTTGCAGATCGTTTGATACAAGAATGCGGTGGGATCAGTGAGCGTGAGATGAGAGCACAAGTGATGGATACGATGGAAATCGAAAAGGAGCGAGGGATCACCATCAAAGCCCAATCTGTGCGTCTTGAGTATGTCTATCAAGGCAAAACCTATATTCTCAATCTTATTGACACTCCGGGGCATGTGGATTTTAGCTATGAGGTGAGTCGTAGCTTGAGTAGTTGTGAGGGGGCTTTGCTTGTGGTGGATAGCACGCAAGGAGTTGAAGCCCAAACTATCGCAAATGTCTATATCGCACTTGATAATCATCTAGAGATTTTGCCGGTGCTCAATAAGATTGATCTGCCCGCTTCTGATGTCGCAAAAGCAAAAGAAGATATTGAAAACACCATCGCCCTTGATTGCTCTGAAGCATTAGAAGTGAGTGCCAAAAGCGGGATAGGAATCCAAGCATTGCTAGAAGCAATCATCGAAAAAATCCCCGCACCTAGTGGCAACCCCGATGCACCGACCAAAGCACTGATCTATGATTCTTGGTTTGATAATTATTTGGGGGCTTTGTCTTTGGTGAGGGTGATTGATGGAAGTATCTCAATTGGGCAAAAAATCACAATGATGCACACGGGCAAAACTCACGAGGTTTTGGGCTTGATGTATCCACACCCAATCAATCAACGCAAAACCAATAAGCTTGAGTGTGGCGAGATAGGCATCGTCTCTTTGGGATTGAAAAGCTTGACAGATATCGCAGTGGGGGATACGATGACAGATGAGGGCAATCCTACAGCTAACCCTGTAGATGGGTTTGTCCCTGCCAAACCTTTCGTGTTTGCTGGAATCTATCCAATCCAAACAGATCGTTTCGAGGAACTCAGAGAGGCACTCAACAAACTCAAGCTCAATGATTCAGCACTTGATTTTGAGCCTGAGACTTCCGTTGCTTTGGGCTTTGGGTTTCGTGTAGGGTTTTTGGGGCTTCTGCATATGGAGGTGGTTAAAGAGCGTCTTGAGCGTGAGTTTGATTTGGAGTTGATCGCGACTGCTCCCACGGTGGTTTATGAAGTGCATTTAACCAATGGAAACATAGTCAATGTCCAAAACCCTAGCCAATTGCCCCCAGAGCAAACCATCGCCAAGATTTTGGAGCCCTATGTCAGAGCCTCTATCATCACGCCTTCAGAGTATTTGGGCAATGTCATTGGGTTGCTCAATCAGCGTCGAGGGGTGCAGGAAAAAATGGAATACATCAATCAGAGCCGTGTGATGCTTGTGTATGCTTTGCCAAGCAATGAAATCGTGATGGATTTTTATGACAAGCTCAAATCAAGCACAAAGGGCTATGCGAGTTTTGATTATGAGATGATTGAATACCGTGAGGGGGATTTGGTCAAGCTTGATGTGCGTGTGGCTGGAGATGTGGTCGATGCCCTCTCAATCATCGTAGATCGCTCCAAATCTTATCAAAAGGGTAGGGCATTGGTTGAGGCGATGAAAGAGCTAATCCCACGCCAACTTTTTGAAGTCGCGATACAGGCGAGTGTGGGGAACAAAATCATCGCAAGAGAAACCGTGAAATCTATGGGTAAAAATGTGACAGCAAAATGCTATGGCGGGGACATTACAAGGAAACGCAAATTGCTTGAGAAGCAAAAAGAGGGCAAGAAACGCATGAAAGCGATTGGCAAGGTAGAGCTTCCTCAAGAAGCGTTTTTGAGCGTGCTAAAGATTGATGAATGA
- the fliM gene encoding flagellar motor switch protein FliM, with protein sequence MADILSQEEIDALLQVVDNDDTEGEVVAKSRHNDVVLYDFKRPNRVSKEQLRAFRGIHDKLARSLSSQISAAMRSIVEISLYSVDQMTYGEFLMSLPNPTSFNVFSMRPLDGTGVLEINPSIAFPMIDRLLGGKGEPYTNDREFSGIELNLLDSILYQIMQNLREAWAPVTEFYPVIDTKETSPSVVQIVAQNEIVIMVVMEIVIGNSRGMMNLCYPVISLEAILSRLGSRDLMLNGTNAKKSRNRELQALLGGSGVIVSVGLGNTSLSLQKVLELKEGDIIRLDCPANDEVIVSIDGREKYIAEIGLQRYRKSIRIKQAIRTEKDEVKEMLELLEEQRKIQAVKSSEED encoded by the coding sequence ATGGCTGATATTCTAAGTCAAGAAGAAATTGATGCACTATTGCAAGTCGTTGATAACGATGACACGGAGGGAGAAGTTGTCGCCAAAAGTCGTCACAACGATGTCGTGCTTTATGATTTCAAACGCCCCAATCGCGTCAGCAAAGAGCAGCTAAGAGCCTTCCGCGGTATCCACGACAAACTTGCTAGGAGCCTTTCATCTCAGATCTCTGCGGCAATGCGTTCTATCGTAGAAATCAGCCTTTATAGTGTGGATCAGATGACTTATGGGGAATTTTTGATGAGTTTGCCCAACCCCACGAGTTTCAATGTGTTCTCTATGCGTCCTCTTGATGGCACAGGAGTGCTAGAAATCAATCCTAGCATTGCATTCCCTATGATCGATCGTTTGCTAGGGGGCAAAGGAGAGCCTTACACAAACGATAGAGAGTTTAGTGGCATTGAGCTCAATCTCCTTGATTCTATTCTCTATCAGATTATGCAAAATCTAAGAGAGGCTTGGGCACCCGTTACAGAGTTTTATCCCGTGATTGACACCAAAGAGACAAGCCCATCAGTCGTGCAAATCGTCGCACAAAACGAGATTGTGATTATGGTTGTGATGGAGATTGTGATCGGCAATTCTCGCGGAATGATGAATCTATGCTATCCTGTCATCTCACTAGAGGCGATCCTCTCAAGGCTTGGCAGTCGCGATCTGATGCTCAATGGCACCAATGCCAAAAAAAGTCGCAATAGAGAACTACAAGCACTCCTAGGAGGCTCTGGCGTGATTGTCAGTGTGGGCTTGGGCAACACCTCTTTGAGTCTGCAAAAGGTGCTAGAGCTCAAAGAGGGGGACATCATCCGTCTAGACTGCCCCGCAAATGATGAAGTCATCGTAAGTATCGATGGCAGGGAAAAATACATCGCCGAAATTGGATTGCAAAGGTATCGCAAAAGTATCCGTATCAAACAAGCGATTCGCACCGAAAAAGATGAAGTCAAAGAAATGTTAGAACTTCTTGAAGAACAGCGTAAAATTCAAGCAGTAAAATCTAGCGAAGAAGATTAG